The following DNA comes from Naumovozyma dairenensis CBS 421 chromosome 4, complete genome.
GAAAAAAGGTAGGCAACTCTTctagatgatgatttagataAAACATGCGGCAGAATTATCCTTAAATGGTAAGAAAGATAATGTTCCAGTCCTGAAATTGGCATATTGGTTAAATTGGATTTTTGGGTATGAGCTACTTTTTAGCTAGCATGAAATAAATTGGGTAGcgaaaataaaattagCTATATTGTTATCTAATGAAATATCAATCTGGTATAGGTCTTTTATCATCCTAGCTTtgtaaagaaaatggaataTAGACTATACCAACGAAATACAAAATAAAGTTTCGTGGGAgataaatcatcaattaataagGTTCGCTATAACTTACGTATAATTGATTAAACACATCGCGCTAATTAAACATAAATATGTATTACATAAAAAAGAGTCAGATTGGTTGACTCAGCGATGGAAGTCAATGGAGAGCGACCTAGTACGTAACAACAGTTTCGTTTAGGTTGAGCTGAATAGATTAATACAATTAAAATATCTACAATCTACCGATGTCCTGCTATGCTCACTTTAAGATTGGGTTGatagatatattatattaatatataagGCTACGTAAAGTACACCTCTAATATCATTTGCTGCTGCTAatggtttcaaattttttcaataaaggGTTTAAACAAACGtacttattattttttctatttttctttttattatagCTGGTAACTGTATCCCAATCAGGTGAGGAATTCTTTGTACCGAATATTTGTATCGTTATGTCTTCATATTTTGTCACATTTGgatcattcaaatatttcttaaaggATTTATCCATGTATGCCTTTACTGTTTTTTGATTAAATGGTTCTCTATGGACTGCAAggttcttcttgttcttaTATTTTGATTCTGTTACGTCAGTATCAGCTGTTTTGAGTATagatttatcattagatGATGCGGATGATGGTTTGGGTTTAGTATTCTTAGTCTCTTGTTGTTTAGGAAGAGATTTAGCAGTTGCTTGTGCCCATCCTGTTGATTTAGGTTTCTGAGTGATTGtagatgattttgatgatataGTGCTTGTGTTTGTCATAATAAGAATGCGGAGTCTATTAAGATATGGTTGGATATAAATGCTTGGAATGCAGGTAATTTGGAATAGTAAAACAGAGTCTTTATTTTGAGATTTCTTTAAAGTTCAGTAGAAAGGTCTCAGTAATGATATGTGTTATATTTAGTCAAGCTAATTATTTTATCCTTAAAGATCTTGGCATCTACCTAGTTCTATATTTTTCCCCATTTTGCATCTTTTTAGTctattatgaaaaattttgaaaatcttTCAGCTAGACTAGAatctataaaaataaacaaaaagtGTACATATtcttacaaaataatatagcAATAGAGGCCACcaataatgattcaaagatttttcttttgagcCTCTAAAACGTTAGGTGGTAAATTGGTGATGTTGTTAGCCGGACAATACCctaattcttttaattccTTATCCATCAAATCTCTTACTTTTTCACTGAAGGCAGGGATATCATCTTTTTGTAAGCCTTCAGTAGATAGTGGTTTCAATACTTTCACCACCATACAACCAGTATTATAAACTTTCCATTTAGAACTCTTTATGGTACTTGTATTAGCGACTACCACGGGGACAATTGGTAATTTGCCCTGTTGTGCCAAGTGGAAAGCACCTTTCTTGAATGGTAACATTTCCAAATCAGTCGTATGTGATCTAGTTCCCTCGGGGAAGATCCAGATGGCTCTCTTATTGTTTCTAATCTTGGTCAACCCATTATGTAACGTAGTCACACTTTTTGTTCTATTACTTCTAtctaaaaataaagtaCCGCTTAAAGCCATAAACCAACCCAAGAATGGGACGTATTTTAAGGATTTCTTGGCTGTAATGGTACAACCAGGTGGGAACAATTTACCTAGCATTAAAATATCCAACATGGATTGATGATTTGATACAACAATAAAGggtaaatttttcaaattttcttcatcaatgaCTTTGACGTCAATATTCATGATGTATTTCATTGCATTAGAGTAACAACGGGCTGTTAAATATTGTGCTAAATGTTGTTTACCAATTAAGGTACAAACAATTGATGCTATGACACCATATATTGCACAAATTATTAGGACAAAGATTCCTAAAGTGGATCTCAAATAATACACGATATTGGAGCCCATTTTCCGTTGGTGAGACGTTTCCTTTATACTATTCCAAAGCCAGGGAAAGCAAGTTGAGTACCTCTATTCGAGCTCCTTTTGAAAGTAAAAGGTGTTTTGATGGACCTTTCTCGAACACTAATAAGTTAGAAAAGAATGaagtacgtacgtacgtgGTTGAACTTGCTTATTGTTGAATCATCAGTGAGATATGCAACGTTGTGAGAACAAATTGGTGTCTGACTTCTTGCGGGTACCCGTAGCTTATTTtacttcttttttgtttactttcCAAATTGGTGAATTTTACATTTTTCggttattttcaatttgcAGAAAGCTAGAGATCCATATTagagaataaataattaaagagtttatataataattacgCTGATTTAGGACTAGAGCCACAGGCGTCTCTTTGATTGTTTACCTGAGAGTTATCAAAGTGATCTAGaatgttgttattgttgttcatctttgtgtattgattatttaatagtGTACATGGTTTATTCACTATATCTTTTTGTCGTTAGGTATTCTGTTGTTCAGttctatatattcataCAATTTCCACTTATATATCCACACCGCGGTTCGAAGTGGTTGATCCGGGCTACATATATAATGTACTCACACAATgattatatgatatataaACCAGAACCATTACATTaggaaatatatataagtgAACGAGCCTTTATATACAcctttcttcaaattaatGTCAGTAAAAGGTACTAACTTTCCACTTTTATTGCTATTTGGTGACCTACCGCTTGCCGTCCAACAAGGTTCCATTTGATCGGCCTTTTCATCTATTCTGAAATTTTTGAACCTTTATACCTATCTTATCATATACCATGTCTAATTATTGAAATGAGACGccatcaataatattagataattgataattgatCGTGGCCGTGGCCGTGGCCGTGGCGACGCATCATCATTCAACACGTCGACCCTTTTCCATGGCTCCCTAGGGCAGTGTCTCTGTGCCAACCTTTGAAATGGCGGTGTTAACgaaaaactgaaaaaaactgaaaatatcattttctggaaatttttcacttctTGCATGTAACAagctcatctcatctcatctcatctcaaCATGATCCAATTTtgtattgattttttagACAAAGTACTTTCCAATTGCTTGCATATTCTTACCCACTACATATCTTgtagaaaacaaaaacgCACGACGAAATCTataatacaaaataataatgtctGAATCCGCTGACGTTACACCTCAACCAAGACGTAATTCTTTCTCCccaattgaattcaatgCCAAGATATCTCAACAATGTTTAAAACAAGttgaattttatttctcAGAATCAAACTTCCcatatgataaatttttacGTTCCACCGCTGAAAAGAATGATGGGTGGGTCCCAATTAGTACCATAGCGACATTTAATCGTATGAAGAAATATAGACCAGTTGATAAAgtcattgaaattttgaaaacttcTAAAATCTTACAAGTTTCTGAAGATGGTGAAAACGTTAAGAGAATTGTCCCATTAGATTTATCTAAGGATTCGAAAAATAGTAAAAGATTTgatcaaaataaaagaacTTTAGTTATCATGAATTTCCCTCATGAAAATGTTGATGTggaattcattgaattgcaagagaatattgaaaatttcttaCATGATTTGGCTAATGTTAACCAAGTTCGTTTAAGAAAGGATcatcaaaagaaatttaaTGGGAATGTAATTGTAGAATTCCAAACTTTGAATGATTGTGAAGattttaagaaaaaatattctgtggataataaggaaaatCCAGATCAAAAGGAACCATTGGAAACTTTATCATATGAAAATCGTAAATTGAACGTTTTAACTAAGAAACAATTCGATTTACAAAGAGAAGCAACTAAGTCGAAAAATTTCAGTGGATCTGGTCAAAGATCAAGATCTTTTACTGGCcatagaaaaaatatgcCAAAAATCACTCCTCCTGAATCTactgaaaaagaaaatgaaactgCTGAAAAGGCCTCTGAATCTGCTATAGAAGCTGATAAGGAAAACTAgaattgtttattttttaatatatcacaCTTAAGTAATCACTCAATTAATCATAAAGCATAactataaaatattttccgtaatctattttttttttttcattccaTCATAAATATCGTTAGTAGATACTTAGATGCAGCCATGATACGCAACGGTTTTTTACGTTCTGCGGAGGAATTGAACGTTAACacgaaaacaaaataataagtcAATAagtaattgaattaataatactacaaataaaatattacaaacgtttgaagtaaaaaaaataataagtgACATGAGCGGGgcaaaaattaatgatgtGATCACCATGAAgggaaaacaaaaaaaaggcGAAATATACCAACTGATGGAAATAAacgaatattattaaaagtTGGGGTTgcgaaaaaaaatataaataaaataattgtCCGTTGTTATAGtcataatcataatcataatcaaaataatacattttgagaagaaaaaaacaatagtTTTTTTCTCCCTTTTTCCATCATACAGCACGTTTACGTAGATTGATCTTTCTTGTAGTTAAAGAAAGTCTCTTTGATGGATCATACCAACCACCATTATCAGATGGGAAAGGTGCATGCGTAGCATAATTAACATCACTACTAATTGCGTAAGACCAGCCTGGTGTGATAGTAGTCACTTGTTGTAATGATTTTCTCATTGAAGTATAAAATGTCACAGCACTAGTTGCATATTTTCTTGTCCATGATTTAGCTGTCAATTTAGTACCTGGTTGCATTTGCATGGGGGCATATCTAGCCTTACCTGTTTGTTTAGTATAAGGAACGGTAAAACTTCTTGAATCAATCGTTGCACCAACCGCACCTGTAGTAATTCTTGTTTCTGGAGTTGGATCTGCTGACTCCATTATTGTATATGCGACAAGAACACCTGTCATACCTTCCAAATAGAATTTTGGTGAATAATGAATCGTGTAACCTGATTCAGTTTGTGCAAAGATTTGTATATAGTAGACACCATCGGTACCTAGTGTGCCTAAAATATTAGCTTTATAAATATCTGAATCAACCTCTGCGGCTGACACCTTTGCCAATGTCGCGAGACAATTAATCTTATAATTTGGTCCTGTACATAAGGAAAATGTGAACGATGTTATATCAGCTTTACTTGGAGTGGAATCTAAATAAACCCACGATAAATCAATACTTACTTCGCCAGTTTCCGACAAGTCATATTTTTCACCCGGTTCGGGCGTTATAATTGTTAAATCTGCCTTTACTAGATTTAAAAGGAAAACGAAAATGGggagaatatatattaatctcaattgcattttttcttctcctATTGTGTTTTAATTGATGTTGGTATAAATGATGCAAGTATCACAGATTATTAATGTGAAATctgatatttcttttaagCGGAATGGATAAAacttaaaatatattttgcTACTTTCCTCAATTGAAAGAACCAATATTCAATACCGCTGCCGTCGTTTTATGTATATGCACCTGGTCCATTCGAGGAAGCAAATAGTAATTcgaaaaatgaaatcatcattaaaaaaaatgtagaTTAATACATGTAAAGCGGGACAAACAACCGTTTATTAATAAGAGGAGAATAGATTGGAACTACAATATAACTGTTTATATAGTCTATGAGTACCGCTTGAATTAAATTATGCGTCGAAGGAACCTGACAGAAATACCTTAATCGAGATAATAAAAGTTATGAACGATCGAATAACTGACATCAAGTTTGAGGAGTGTCCCGCTAAGAAACGACGCAGAAATCATTGTTTTGTATACCGGGGGTCTCCCTAGAGAGCCAATGATTATTACCCTTACCCTTTTATAAATGGAGGGGACCTCGAAGGTAAGTCAGAGTTTAGACAGTAAAAACGCACGTACACACCTACACACGTACCTATGTAGGGAATTCCAAAAATGTTCAAAACCATCGAGATATAACCGAGGAGTATTACCCATACGGCTTTATTCAGGCATGTTGTTCAAACTcaaattaatcaaattaaCCGAATTTGGGAGtcacttttttttttgggAAATCTTACAGAGTATTTTCCTCCAGCCGTTTCTCtacagaagaagaatgttCTTGGTCACCCGGCTTTTGCTAAAAGAATATGTCTTCGAGAAGATATTGCCTCCCAATACGTTCCACAGAAAACCTTGTGGGAACTACTTACGTAAACCAAAGCATCCGTACACCACGTAACTTTAATAAAAGATCGAACCTCATTTGGAAATGCGACTTCCATTTTAGGGCATCTTATAGTTCAACGAATTTTTCCGAACGGCAAGTCTCCATTTGGATACCTGTCACGTTATTTGATGCAAGATTGCTTGCCGGTAATAAACTATGGTAACAcagttaataatttctttttttaataaatactTTACTCGATTATAGTATATCTTAACATTGATAAATTGTTCACTTGGAACCGGATCTTAATTGGTGTCAAATTTAGAAAAAggatgaaaaattagcCTTAAGTTTATAGATAAATGACAGTTTTAGAGAAAGTATTCAATAAACTAGTCAACAGGTCAATAGCAACATTTTCACTTCTATTGACTTATATCCAATAAAGTTTCTTTGGCGGTTCATTTCAAGTTGAGGATCCCAAACAGCTGATCAATACGGTCGATACTTTGAGTTTTCAGAACTCCTCAACTTGGAAATTCCTCTTTGAAACCTTCGTGTAAAATATGGGGTACCATTGCCGCTTACTTCTTGCCAGGTATGTTCTCCTTCCCCCTCttgagaatatatttttggtAGGGTTTGTCAAGTTTTTTTAATACCTCTAGAAACCCGTGTTGTGACCACGCGCTGAATTCTTTCgaaaattgataaaaatatataccCCAGTGGGACAGATGTTGGACTTTGTTTTGAACCAAAAGTGAATGAGCGGCTAATCACCTGGTTTGACCAATTTCGTACTTAACAAGCAAACTTTTGAAAGACCTCTAAAAATAGTCTCCAATTTGATACTACCTAGTACAAATTGCCATCAAAAACAGTAATGTTCCCCATCTCTAATTAATTATTCCCAGTTTCAAAAATCTGATACCTGAAAGAGTGTTTCTATACTGGCTTTCTTCTACAGATAATTTTGTATAATCATAAAAACATTAAAATGTGTATCTaccttttatatatatatatatgtatatataaatgaatCATAAGTGAAAGGGGAAgtgaataaaaataaagtcATAACGGGGcgtaaaaaaataataaaaagttTCTTTAATTTAGATGCATCAATGTTGGATTGaatcaatgataataataaccacACTCTTTACCAACATGCTTATTTAACCAAACATCTACATTAACGAACCCCATGCCACAATGTTTGCATCTTCCAGGAACAACGCCTctatcttcttttcttgtcCTTGGAGGATATTCAAAATGTAAAGCCTTTAAATGATTCTTGTAAGTATCACAACGTGAAAAGACACCTGTTTGATGACAACTTAAGGGTGTAAAGTTCAACActtcctttttcttctcaGGGTATATTTCCATATCCAAATTgattaaagatttattataaGGACATTTAAAGGCTCCTTTAATTTGATGTAaagatttcaattgatcCTTCTTCAACAAATCTCTTTGTTGTTTAGTTGtcagattattattactaccAGCTGCACCAGCAACGGCATTCGTTGGATTATCAGAATCTTGTAggattttgaatttgtcCTTAATGAATTCGTCTTTCCAATGACGTTTCTTATGTCTGATTAGATCATTATTACGAGCGAATCCACGTTCACAAATGGGACATTTATGTGGCCTATCTTCAGGTGTTAAATGTGTGGATTTATGTGTGGATAAATTTgcataataatttaaacaTGTTGGacattgtttcttttttcttgatttaCTGTTATTAGCGTTACTGTTAGAAATACTAATGGAACCATCactatttttattagttCTTAGTTTATTGACCATTGGTGTTCTAATATTCTTAATGCTAGTACTACTGCGTCTGATTGTACTATCATTATCTGTGTCTGTTGGagatgaacaagaagataCTAATGGGGATGGTGCTATTGAAACgtttaaagatgaagaaggtgTAGATATTGGAGTTGACAAATTACTGTTTTGAAAAGAGTTCGATAATAAGGATGAGAAACCTGGAATATTTACAGTGGAAGCAGATCTTGTTCTTGGTAATATGTTCAATGACTTCAAAGCACCATTATTGCAATGCATAGGTGATGGCTCATTTAATGTTATTGAACTATTCTTTGTTTGGTTTTCAATTATTGGGCTGTATATGTGATTGCtcattgaagataatgGAGGTTGTTGTGGAGACATAAAGTTTGCAAAAAGAGAGTTTGATCTTCTAGTATTTGGATTTGAAGAAGTTTGAGCAGCTAATATGAGACTATCAAATGATGAGATAGGTGGTAACTTTATTGccatgttattattgtttgagCTTGAAATCACACTACTTGAACGGCTACTTGAAGTGGTattgaaatcattattattattattattattattattattattattattggtacTGGTACTGGTATTACTAGTGCTATTAGTAATAGGATTGAAAACAGGATATGTACCGTTCGTAATGTTGTTCCTGTTACTTAGAGGTTGATTTGAATATCCATTTAGAATTGGTTTTAAAAACACTTGTgaagattcattattttccaatttaacCGGATAAGCTCCATTTGTTGGTGAATTCATTGTTGAAGTCATAGTTGAATTAGTTCTTGGTGAAGTTTCAGTAGGAGAGGGagaatttgttgaatttgttgaatttgtCGGTATTGGTTTCATGGTACCATTTTTTGTAGTAGAATTCATAGAGTTCATCGACGAAACAATATTTGATGTTGGTTCATTTGGTAATGGATTATTCATTTGTATTAATGGAGCAGCAGTCATGGTGTAATGTCTGTCAGTCAGTAGTTTTTATAGACAGTACTATGTTGCTTAGCTACTTTTCCTTATGTTTCACAGAGCCGAAGCGATCTTGTTCAGAAAGCTTTAAGGTTTATCAAACGCTAGTAGGTTAGTGGATCGAGCTTATGAGAGCCATGTTTTATAcaaatacatatatatatatatatatatatatataatttgaatGCCTCAGGCTACCGGTCAGTATATAAATGTCCTTAATTTGACGAGAGGAAAGTTAGGAATACCTAAGGTACGTACTGAAATAGTTCGAGAAATCAAGTATAATGCGGattaaaaagaagaaaaggcTCGAGGAATATTCAAAGTACACTGACAGAGACGGCTACGCACAACGGCCAGAAGACTACGTACACAAGTACGTAATCAGGTCGGAGATGGATAATGACAGCCGGCCAGTTAAagaaccaaaaaaaaattcgGAGGAGGAAGTTCGTACGTACATTAAGAAAGGAATTACTTCGATTAAAACCCATAATAATAAGCTTACAGAATAAAACACATACAATTGGATAGCTAATGGAAAATCAAAACCAAAAATGGGATatagaataaaataaataccACGCAAAAACTAAAGCCATTCTTCTCGAGATTTGATGGCTACGGCTACAAAACCATATAATGGCATAGATTTTTTTTAGACGTATGGGTTTGATGGCTAAATAACCTAAGAAACAGCTGCATAACTCCCCCATTATCGTTCGCTTCAGCCTTGTCCACCGCCAACACTTATATATGGCCTCACATATATCTCTATGTACGTGGGTACGGACTATCCCACAGAGAATATACAAAAGCGCAAAACNCAACACAACNCAACATAGTAAAAAATCGGGTTGCATTTAGTGGAAGCGACTTCTTGCCTTTTGCTAGATTTTATCCTACGGAGAAGGAGTGTGAAGTTGAAGCTNNNNNNNNNNNNNNNNNNNNNNNNNNNNNNNNNNNNNNNNNNNNNNNNNNNNNNNNNNNNNNNNNNNNNNNNNNNNNNNNNNNNNNNNNNNNNNNNNNNNNNNNNNNNNNNNNNNNNNNNNNNNNNNNNNNNNNNNNNNNNNNNNNNNNNNNNNNNNNNNNNNNNNNNNNNNNNNNNNNNNNNNNNNNNNNNNNNNacaaaaaacaaacaaaaaacaaacaaaaaacaaaaaacagCGCGGTATAagtttgatttttttttaatttcctCAGAATTCCGTGGAAGGATACCGTTCATTCTGGACGGTAGCGGGGGTAGGAGATAAAGGGTTTTGTGcaaaagaacaaaacaaacaatgaaacaacaaacaacatTTGGGCCCTCTCTCTGTGGGGGGAATTTCCTACACCAGAGGACGAAATTATAGAACAAAGACGCGtaaaaaattaacaaaaattaacaaaaattaGCCCACAACAATCCGAAATTTAATAGGTGTAAAAACCTTTACCCGGCTTGGTGCCACGTGACTtttaacaatttttaaGGAAAATTTTAGAATTAAACCTTGatattcaaatgataaCACCAACGAAACCCCACAGGGTTTAAATCAAAAAACAAGTTATGTTTTTTTGGGTTTGTTTTGGTTTTCCTACACATTTGTAAACAATAAACGCCAAATTTAAAGTAAGCTTAGAATTAGCGAAAGCAATTGCAATACTAGATTGCAATACAGAAGTCACTAGATATCAACTAATTATTCACTCGTCAAGAAAAGAGACAATGCTATCTTCGCATGATTCAACCGAAGATCCAGCAGGATATTCTGAAACTTTACCTTCTGCAACAGAAGATGCTACTGATAAGGAGGAAAACCAACCCTCTATAACAGATACGTCAATTGAACTACCAATTGAGAACATCGGACACAATGATCATGTCTTAAACTCCGTAGATAATACCTCCgataatgatttgaatgcTAATGTTGAAGAGAACGATATCACTTTTGCTGTGACAGAACATGATGGTAATACCAAATGGGTACCTGCTCAAACACTGAAGAAGACTAATGCTCTCCTATGGACCCATTATCTCGGTATAGATGGTGCCTTAAATATCGTCAAATGTAAACATTGTAACacaattttgaaaagaggTCCACATGATGCTGCAAAGAATTCTACTGTCAATTTTAGAATGCATTTGAAAACGGCACACAAGGTTACTCCCAATATGTCTTTCTATGATGAGGAGaatattcttgataataacGTTACGAAAAATCTACATAGTCGAGAATCAACTCTAGATGATGTTTCTTCAACTTTTGATTCCCAATTATtcaagagaagaaaatatatcaaaaaaCCGAAAACCTTACCTCCCTTTACCTTGGATATGTCAAAGGAAATTACTAAACTAAAGCCTAGGGATGTTCCCTCTGAAACGACCATTAAAACAAGACAACATTTCTTtccttcaaataatttattagcTATAGTCGTTGCATCCGAAAATTTACCACTAGATTTTGCAAACAATTCCgcattgaaattattaatgtcATCAATACTTACTTCATTACCTACCAGTCCAGATTCCATaagagaaaatattattggaaTGGCTAcatcaataaataaaatgatCAGAAAATCTTCCATTCAAAATGATTACCATCTACCATTTGAACTAGATATCTCACATCTACGTAATGACCTTATAGGTACTGAACGTAAACTACTGCTGTGTactttaataatgaatggattgaaagatttaccatcttttaatttttattCATTGAGTCATCAAATTTGGAATCAACAATATTCACTAATATCAAtccaattcattgattATGTTAACTCAAAATTAAGAATATTGCCAATATCTATAGAAGATATGGGAAACAAACCAATTACACCTAAACTGCTTAATAGacaattatataatgtGATATCCAAATATCCTGGACTTACAAACTCATTGCTTTCTATATCGGCTCCAAGAAAAATCTGCGATACGTTAAAGTCTGCAGATCCAATTCCAAATGAGTTTGGCAAGAGAGGTTACGATCATACTGAAAATAGTGTTATTCACAATTATGATGATGGCGAGGAGGAGGAAGAGCATGCTGAGCAAGAGATTATTAACTCCGTAATCGAAAACGCTATTCAAAACCTTCACTACCAACCATGCATTGTTTCAGCTTTAGAAGATTGTGTAACTGTCTTCTTTGGTCTACCATCAActaatatatatgaagaacaaatttCTAAATCGGACATGGTATCAACCCTAAGAAATAAAGACGACACCGCTTTAGATTCTCTTATTGATTTAAATCGCTTAGACATTTCTTTATctatatttgaaaagatatCTTCCTTTTAcgaagaaataaataatgattcatGGCAAATGGAAAGGTTTCAAGCAACTTACTCTGATATTTTCggcaataataataacaataataataataataatgatgatgatgatgatggagaaaatgatatcttaaaccaaacaaaaaatccattcaataaaaaattctaTTCTTCCTCAATTCATTGCTTGAAAAGGTTTCTTCGATTACGCCCCTTGATCGAAAATATGACTCCATTTTTACAGAATGAGATATTTAGTGATTTAGATTTCCAAATCATGAAATCAACTCTACTAACATTACaatcattgaataaattaatacTATTACACTACGTTTCACCTTcagatttcaattttattaatatcatacCAACAATTTTAACAATTGAAGCTCATATAAATCaacaattggaaatttcaaaatataatagatACAAGAGACCATTTTTATTGGTTCAAAACTTAATTAAATCCATTAAAGATCGTCTATTGCTAAATGATACTAACTTACTTGGTTCCTTTTTGTCACCTATAATTGTTTCTAATGAAAGCCGTTTAAAAACCGTCTTTGGAACAACAGATACCGgtaaaattatcaaaagaGTATCTAATATAGCAATGAAAATAGTCATGAAATACGTTCATGTCCCAGACGAAGAAAAACTTATGGAGAAAGGAGAGAACGGCACTCATGATGAAAGTGAAACTGAACATGAACCAGAACCATTTTTACAATTAGCTTTTGGAACAATCGGACGTTCATCTGAAAAGTCACCCAAGACTCGCTTGATTGATGATGTTCAAGAATGCTGTCAACAACTATTCGAAAGATTATTCCTGGCGTTTCTAAGAAATGTCCAATCGGAATATCCTAAAGGTaggaaaatattttgtgaaaaaaatggatatATACCTACTAATGATGGCCAGTATCGTAAAGTAAATGCTAGTGGTGGTGCAAATGACTATGACGATAATGATGCTTTGGGCTACGAGGACTCCTTCAGTAATGCTCtcaatgatgaagatgtaCATACGGGTTCTCAAAATATTCTGGATCCAATAGAGGA
Coding sequences within:
- the NDAI0D04520 gene encoding zinc finger BED domain-containing protein (similar to Saccharomyces cerevisiae YGR071C and VID22 (YLR373C); ancestral locus Anc_4.221), producing the protein MLSSHDSTEDPAGYSETLPSATEDATDKEENQPSITDTSIELPIENIGHNDHVLNSVDNTSDNDLNANVEENDITFAVTEHDGNTKWVPAQTLKKTNALLWTHYLGIDGALNIVKCKHCNTILKRGPHDAAKNSTVNFRMHLKTAHKVTPNMSFYDEENILDNNVTKNLHSRESTLDDVSSTFDSQLFKRRKYIKKPKTLPPFTLDMSKEITKLKPRDVPSETTIKTRQHFFPSNNLLAIVVASENLPLDFANNSALKLLMSSILTSLPTSPDSIRENIIGMATSINKMIRKSSIQNDYHLPFELDISHLRNDLIGTERKLLLCTLIMNGLKDLPSFNFYSLSHQIWNQQYSLISIQFIDYVNSKLRILPISIEDMGNKPITPKLLNRQLYNVISKYPGLTNSLLSISAPRKICDTLKSADPIPNEFGKRGYDHTENSVIHNYDDGEEEEEHAEQEIINSVIENAIQNLHYQPCIVSALEDCVTVFFGLPSTNIYEEQISKSDMVSTLRNKDDTALDSLIDLNRLDISLSIFEKISSFYEEINNDSWQMERFQATYSDIFGNNNNNNNNNNDDDDDGENDILNQTKNPFNKKFYSSSIHCLKRFLRLRPLIENMTPFLQNEIFSDLDFQIMKSTLLTLQSLNKLILLHYVSPSDFNFINIIPTILTIEAHINQQLEISKYNRYKRPFLLVQNLIKSIKDRLLLNDTNLLGSFLSPIIVSNESRLKTVFGTTDTGKIIKRVSNIAMKIVMKYVHVPDEEKLMEKGENGTHDESETEHEPEPFLQLAFGTIGRSSEKSPKTRLIDDVQECCQQLFERLFLAFLRNVQSEYPKGRKIFCEKNGYIPTNDGQYRKVNASGGANDYDDNDALGYEDSFSNALNDEDVHTGSQNILDPIEELLTIHLPLCDIFWNQYLMYNTDPLFTIILNIVRSISSTSKRSEYAFLKNYRANISGSILEETIKVAVFDKQCAIGKVDFNSDTLTSLGNYI